The following proteins come from a genomic window of Athalia rosae chromosome 1, iyAthRosa1.1, whole genome shotgun sequence:
- the LOC105683795 gene encoding DNA mismatch repair protein Msh6 isoform X1 yields MSKVNTLFNYFKSPKADKQAANKVSSPKADSPKVKDRPRRKVGQKRDKENANDENQKTPTRKQARKSVTPTSRKRSSKTEEDESTRPKKRRLVIPSDNSDESGDEFKPDEDEESSSEASLSEVDSESEDLSSAVDSDEETPKKKSNARSKKPASKTNGRGKTLEKSETKTNPSSQSSGGANNTEWSHLKYDFLQPNKIKDIHKRPPTDPNYDPKTLFVPHEFKINQTPAMKQWWEMKCKNFDCVLFFKVGKFYELYHMDAVTGVNEIGLSYMRGEFAHSGFPEIAYGRFASSLIEKGYKVARIEQTENPEMMSARVSKMSHVTKFDKVVKREICQISSKGTRVFTAQDVDPNSATSSYLLSIVEKSDPSSIISIYGVCFIDTSIGDFHLGQFQDDRHSSRLLTLVSHYPPCQIIYERGGLSERTNKILNTALATALKESLQKETQFWSASTTLKNLHEGDYFKSETNSDFSWPEGLKPYLSPGDSLGLTAADGAELAVSALGGCVYHLKASFIDQQLLAQCRFETWTPPDDQDHRKSGKLANNMVLDAITINNLRVLDGAGSLIRTLDHCCTPFGKRLLREWICRPSCRKFEIIQRQEAISDLMEQMEAMQNVRRILGSLPDLERLLSKIHAQGNFVKGQNHPDSRAIMYESKTYSKRKILDFTNVLQGFEEALNIVDSFAGAKSSLLNRCTKHAPEGDFPALEEMLNHFKTAFDQEEAKKEGCIIPKRGVDSEYDAVLDELASLKEDLNEYLESQRKHFGVKVNYFGSDKKRYQIEVPESQLRKVTTEYELQSQRKGFKRYFTPETKEFLARQIAVENNKDKVLKDISRRIFAKFSEKYDMWCSAVYQLATLDVLTSFAEYSQSGEMSVPIIEDATNEKPAFIEIRDGRHPCVTSDDFIPNDTMLGTEGSASLVILTGPNMGGKSTLMRQVGLLTIMAQIGCHIPASSCRLTLVDRIFTRLGANDDILGGQSTFLVELSETATILQHATPNSLVLVDELGRGTSTYDGTAIAAAVVGALKDLKSRTLFSTHYHSLVEDYKSDENVSLSHMACMVETEEEEEVSQETVTFLYKLSKGACPKSYGFNAARLAGIPSNITLKAHEIASKLESEVNQRYCFTALCKGNKSESNDLISSLKLLHVK; encoded by the exons atgtctaaaGTGAATACGCTTTTCAATTACTTTAAGTCACCTAAAGCCGACAAGCAGGCTGCGAACAAAGTTTCTAGTCCTAAAGCAGATTCTCCCAAAGTGAAGGATAGACCAAGACGAAAGG TAGGGCAGAAGAGAGACAAAGAAAACGCGAAtgatgaaaaccaaaaaactccAACGCGTAAACAGGCAAGAAAGTCTGTAACCCCCACAAGCAGAAAGAGATCATCAAAAACTGAGGAAGATGAGTCTACCCGTCCTAAGAAAAGGAGATTGGTAATACCGTCAGACAACAGTGACGAGTCTGGGGACGAATTCAAGCCTG atgaagatgaagaaagtTCATCAGAGGCTTCTTTATCTGAAGTTGACAGTGAGTCAGAAGATCTATCTTCTGCGGTTGACAGCGATGAAGAAACTCCAAAG aaaaaatcgaatgccAGGTCAAAGAAGCCTGCCTCCAAAACAAATGGTCGTGGAAAAACCTTG GAGAAATCCGAAACAAAAACCAATCCATCCAGCCAATCTAGTGGTGGTGCGAATAATACAGAATGGAGTCATCTGAAATACGATTTTCTTCagccaaataaaataaaggatatACACAAAAGACCTCCAACAGATCCAAATTATGATCCAAAGACACTTTTTGTGCCACatgaattcaaaataaatcaaactcCG GCAATGAAACAGTGGTGGGAAATGAAATGCAAGAATTTCGATTGcgtgttatttttcaaagttggaaaattttatgaattatATCATATGGATGCGGTAACTGGTGTTAATGAGATTGGTTTATCTTATATGCGT GGCGAGTTCGCTCACTCAGGATTTCCGGAAATAGCGTATGGCCGTTTCGCATCAAGCTTGATCGAAAAAGGATACAAAGTAGCAAGAATTGAACAGACTGAAAATCCAGAAATGATGTCTGCGCGAGTTAGTAAGA TGTCTCATGTCACCAAATTTGACAAAGTGGTAAAGAGAGAAATCTGCCAAATTAGTAGCAAGGGTACCAGAGTGTTTACAGCGCAGGATGTTGATCCAAATTCAGCCACTTCGAGTTACCTTCTATCAATAGTAGAGAAGTCTGATCCATCTTCGATTATATCAATCTATGGTGTCTGTTTCATCGATACTTCTATCGGAGATTTTCATCTCGGTCAGTTCCAAGATGATCGCCATAGTTCCAGACTACTAACTCTCGTCTCACATTACCCTCCATGTCAG attATATATGAACGAGGTGGTCTGTCAgagcgaacgaataaaattttgaacactGCCTTAGCCACTGCATTGAAAGAATCACTGCAAAAGGAAACACAATTTTGGTCCGCATCTACTACTCTGAAA AATCTACATGAAGGAGACTATTTCAAATCAGAGACGAATTCGGATTTCTCATGGCCAGAGGGTTTGAAGCCGTACCTGAGCCCAG GTGATAGCCTGGGTTTAACAGCGGCAGATGGGGCAGAATTAGCTGTGTCCGCTCTGGGTGGCTGCGTATACCACCTGAAAGCATCCTTCATAGATCAGCAACTACTTGCGCAGTGTCGTTTTGAGACATGGACTCCTCCGGATGACCAAGATCATCGTAAATCAGGAAAACTTGCCAACAACATG GTACTAGATGCTATTACTATCAACAATCTAAGAGTTCTCGATGGAGCTGGTTCACTCATTAGAACGTTAGATCACTGCTGTACACCATTTGGTAAAAG GTTATTACGGGAATGGATCTGTAGACCGTCGTGTCGTAAATTTGAGATTATTCAACGCCAAGAGGCTATTTCTGACCTAATGGAGCAGATGGAAGCTATGCAAAATGTTCGTCGAATTTTGGGGTCCCTTCCAGATCTGGAAAGATTGCTAAGCAA AATACATGCCCAGGGAAATTTTGTGAAAGGACAAAATCATCCAGATTCAAGAGCCATCATGTATGAGAGTAAAACTTATTCGAAGCGCAAGATCCTGGACTTTACAAACGTACTCCAAGGGTTCGAAGAAGCTTTGAATATTGTCGATTCCTTTGCTG GTGCTAAAAGTAGTTTGTTGAATCGATGTACTAAGCACGCACCGGAAGGTGATTTTCCTGCACTCGAGGAAATGCTCAACCACTTCAAG ACGGCATTTGATCAAGAAGAAGCCAAAAAGGAAGGGTGCATTATACCAAAACGTGGAGTTGACTCTGAATATGACGCTGTACTGGACGAGTTAGCTTCCTTGAAAGAAGATCTGAACGAGTATCTAGAATCACAGAGAAAACATTTCGGAGTAAAAGTGAACTATTTTGGCAGTGATAAGAAACGTTATCAAATTGAGGTTCCTGAATCTCAATTAAGAAAAGTGACCACTGAATATGAACTTCAGTCGCAACGCAAAGGCTTCAAACGTTACTTCACCCCAGAAACTAAA GAGTTTTTAGCTCGACAGATTGCTGtcgaaaacaacaaagacaaAGTCCTCAAGGATATCAGTCGGAGGATATTCGCGAAATTCAGTGAGAAATATGATATGTGGTGCAGTGCTGTCTACCAGCTGGCTACACTCGATGTTCTTACATCATTTGCTGAATATTCTCAGAGCGGAGAGATGTCTGTTCCTATAATAGAAGAtgcaacgaatgaaaaacct GCTTTTATTGAGATAAGAGACGGTAGACACCCCTGCGTTACATCTGACGACTTTATTCCCAACGACACCATGCTCGGAACCGAAGGATCTGCCTCTCTTGTTATTCTAACTGGACCCAATATGGGAGGAAAGTCAACACTTATGCGACAAGTTGGGCTGCTCACGATCATGGCGCAAATT GGTTGTCACATTCCTGCAAGTTCATGCCGGTTAACGTTAGTGGATCGGATTTTCACTCGGCTGGGTGCCAATGACGACATATTAGGAGGTCAAAGTACATTCTTAGTCGAACTCAGTGAAACTGCTACTATACTACAACACGCCACGCCGAATTCATTGGTGCTCGTTGATGAACTGG GTCGAGGTACTTCAACTTATGATGGAACAGCTATTGCTGCAGCGGTAGTTGGAGCTCTGAAGGATTTAAAATCACGCACCTTATTCTCGACGCATTATCACTCCCTGGTAGAAGACTATAAATCTGATGAAAACGTTAGCCTCAGTCACATG GCGTGTATGGTAGAAaccgaagaggaagaggaagtgTCTCAAGAAACTGTCACATTTTTGTACAAACTCAGCAAAGGTGCTTGCCCAAAGTCTTATGGGTTCAACGCAGCCCGCTTAGCTGGAATTCCATCTAATATCACCCTGAAAGCTCACGAGATCGCTAGCAAGTTGGAGAGCGAAGTAAACCAGAGATATTGCTTTACCGCTCTTTGCAAAGGTAACAAAAGTGAATCAAACGATCTGATCTCCTCTTTAAAGTTACTTCATGTGAAGTAA
- the LOC105683795 gene encoding DNA mismatch repair protein Msh6 isoform X2 — translation MSKVNTLFNYFKSPKADKQAANKVSSPKADSPKVKDRPRRKGQKRDKENANDENQKTPTRKQARKSVTPTSRKRSSKTEEDESTRPKKRRLVIPSDNSDESGDEFKPDEDEESSSEASLSEVDSESEDLSSAVDSDEETPKKKSNARSKKPASKTNGRGKTLEKSETKTNPSSQSSGGANNTEWSHLKYDFLQPNKIKDIHKRPPTDPNYDPKTLFVPHEFKINQTPAMKQWWEMKCKNFDCVLFFKVGKFYELYHMDAVTGVNEIGLSYMRGEFAHSGFPEIAYGRFASSLIEKGYKVARIEQTENPEMMSARVSKMSHVTKFDKVVKREICQISSKGTRVFTAQDVDPNSATSSYLLSIVEKSDPSSIISIYGVCFIDTSIGDFHLGQFQDDRHSSRLLTLVSHYPPCQIIYERGGLSERTNKILNTALATALKESLQKETQFWSASTTLKNLHEGDYFKSETNSDFSWPEGLKPYLSPGDSLGLTAADGAELAVSALGGCVYHLKASFIDQQLLAQCRFETWTPPDDQDHRKSGKLANNMVLDAITINNLRVLDGAGSLIRTLDHCCTPFGKRLLREWICRPSCRKFEIIQRQEAISDLMEQMEAMQNVRRILGSLPDLERLLSKIHAQGNFVKGQNHPDSRAIMYESKTYSKRKILDFTNVLQGFEEALNIVDSFAGAKSSLLNRCTKHAPEGDFPALEEMLNHFKTAFDQEEAKKEGCIIPKRGVDSEYDAVLDELASLKEDLNEYLESQRKHFGVKVNYFGSDKKRYQIEVPESQLRKVTTEYELQSQRKGFKRYFTPETKEFLARQIAVENNKDKVLKDISRRIFAKFSEKYDMWCSAVYQLATLDVLTSFAEYSQSGEMSVPIIEDATNEKPAFIEIRDGRHPCVTSDDFIPNDTMLGTEGSASLVILTGPNMGGKSTLMRQVGLLTIMAQIGCHIPASSCRLTLVDRIFTRLGANDDILGGQSTFLVELSETATILQHATPNSLVLVDELGRGTSTYDGTAIAAAVVGALKDLKSRTLFSTHYHSLVEDYKSDENVSLSHMACMVETEEEEEVSQETVTFLYKLSKGACPKSYGFNAARLAGIPSNITLKAHEIASKLESEVNQRYCFTALCKGNKSESNDLISSLKLLHVK, via the exons atgtctaaaGTGAATACGCTTTTCAATTACTTTAAGTCACCTAAAGCCGACAAGCAGGCTGCGAACAAAGTTTCTAGTCCTAAAGCAGATTCTCCCAAAGTGAAGGATAGACCAAGACGAAAGG GGCAGAAGAGAGACAAAGAAAACGCGAAtgatgaaaaccaaaaaactccAACGCGTAAACAGGCAAGAAAGTCTGTAACCCCCACAAGCAGAAAGAGATCATCAAAAACTGAGGAAGATGAGTCTACCCGTCCTAAGAAAAGGAGATTGGTAATACCGTCAGACAACAGTGACGAGTCTGGGGACGAATTCAAGCCTG atgaagatgaagaaagtTCATCAGAGGCTTCTTTATCTGAAGTTGACAGTGAGTCAGAAGATCTATCTTCTGCGGTTGACAGCGATGAAGAAACTCCAAAG aaaaaatcgaatgccAGGTCAAAGAAGCCTGCCTCCAAAACAAATGGTCGTGGAAAAACCTTG GAGAAATCCGAAACAAAAACCAATCCATCCAGCCAATCTAGTGGTGGTGCGAATAATACAGAATGGAGTCATCTGAAATACGATTTTCTTCagccaaataaaataaaggatatACACAAAAGACCTCCAACAGATCCAAATTATGATCCAAAGACACTTTTTGTGCCACatgaattcaaaataaatcaaactcCG GCAATGAAACAGTGGTGGGAAATGAAATGCAAGAATTTCGATTGcgtgttatttttcaaagttggaaaattttatgaattatATCATATGGATGCGGTAACTGGTGTTAATGAGATTGGTTTATCTTATATGCGT GGCGAGTTCGCTCACTCAGGATTTCCGGAAATAGCGTATGGCCGTTTCGCATCAAGCTTGATCGAAAAAGGATACAAAGTAGCAAGAATTGAACAGACTGAAAATCCAGAAATGATGTCTGCGCGAGTTAGTAAGA TGTCTCATGTCACCAAATTTGACAAAGTGGTAAAGAGAGAAATCTGCCAAATTAGTAGCAAGGGTACCAGAGTGTTTACAGCGCAGGATGTTGATCCAAATTCAGCCACTTCGAGTTACCTTCTATCAATAGTAGAGAAGTCTGATCCATCTTCGATTATATCAATCTATGGTGTCTGTTTCATCGATACTTCTATCGGAGATTTTCATCTCGGTCAGTTCCAAGATGATCGCCATAGTTCCAGACTACTAACTCTCGTCTCACATTACCCTCCATGTCAG attATATATGAACGAGGTGGTCTGTCAgagcgaacgaataaaattttgaacactGCCTTAGCCACTGCATTGAAAGAATCACTGCAAAAGGAAACACAATTTTGGTCCGCATCTACTACTCTGAAA AATCTACATGAAGGAGACTATTTCAAATCAGAGACGAATTCGGATTTCTCATGGCCAGAGGGTTTGAAGCCGTACCTGAGCCCAG GTGATAGCCTGGGTTTAACAGCGGCAGATGGGGCAGAATTAGCTGTGTCCGCTCTGGGTGGCTGCGTATACCACCTGAAAGCATCCTTCATAGATCAGCAACTACTTGCGCAGTGTCGTTTTGAGACATGGACTCCTCCGGATGACCAAGATCATCGTAAATCAGGAAAACTTGCCAACAACATG GTACTAGATGCTATTACTATCAACAATCTAAGAGTTCTCGATGGAGCTGGTTCACTCATTAGAACGTTAGATCACTGCTGTACACCATTTGGTAAAAG GTTATTACGGGAATGGATCTGTAGACCGTCGTGTCGTAAATTTGAGATTATTCAACGCCAAGAGGCTATTTCTGACCTAATGGAGCAGATGGAAGCTATGCAAAATGTTCGTCGAATTTTGGGGTCCCTTCCAGATCTGGAAAGATTGCTAAGCAA AATACATGCCCAGGGAAATTTTGTGAAAGGACAAAATCATCCAGATTCAAGAGCCATCATGTATGAGAGTAAAACTTATTCGAAGCGCAAGATCCTGGACTTTACAAACGTACTCCAAGGGTTCGAAGAAGCTTTGAATATTGTCGATTCCTTTGCTG GTGCTAAAAGTAGTTTGTTGAATCGATGTACTAAGCACGCACCGGAAGGTGATTTTCCTGCACTCGAGGAAATGCTCAACCACTTCAAG ACGGCATTTGATCAAGAAGAAGCCAAAAAGGAAGGGTGCATTATACCAAAACGTGGAGTTGACTCTGAATATGACGCTGTACTGGACGAGTTAGCTTCCTTGAAAGAAGATCTGAACGAGTATCTAGAATCACAGAGAAAACATTTCGGAGTAAAAGTGAACTATTTTGGCAGTGATAAGAAACGTTATCAAATTGAGGTTCCTGAATCTCAATTAAGAAAAGTGACCACTGAATATGAACTTCAGTCGCAACGCAAAGGCTTCAAACGTTACTTCACCCCAGAAACTAAA GAGTTTTTAGCTCGACAGATTGCTGtcgaaaacaacaaagacaaAGTCCTCAAGGATATCAGTCGGAGGATATTCGCGAAATTCAGTGAGAAATATGATATGTGGTGCAGTGCTGTCTACCAGCTGGCTACACTCGATGTTCTTACATCATTTGCTGAATATTCTCAGAGCGGAGAGATGTCTGTTCCTATAATAGAAGAtgcaacgaatgaaaaacct GCTTTTATTGAGATAAGAGACGGTAGACACCCCTGCGTTACATCTGACGACTTTATTCCCAACGACACCATGCTCGGAACCGAAGGATCTGCCTCTCTTGTTATTCTAACTGGACCCAATATGGGAGGAAAGTCAACACTTATGCGACAAGTTGGGCTGCTCACGATCATGGCGCAAATT GGTTGTCACATTCCTGCAAGTTCATGCCGGTTAACGTTAGTGGATCGGATTTTCACTCGGCTGGGTGCCAATGACGACATATTAGGAGGTCAAAGTACATTCTTAGTCGAACTCAGTGAAACTGCTACTATACTACAACACGCCACGCCGAATTCATTGGTGCTCGTTGATGAACTGG GTCGAGGTACTTCAACTTATGATGGAACAGCTATTGCTGCAGCGGTAGTTGGAGCTCTGAAGGATTTAAAATCACGCACCTTATTCTCGACGCATTATCACTCCCTGGTAGAAGACTATAAATCTGATGAAAACGTTAGCCTCAGTCACATG GCGTGTATGGTAGAAaccgaagaggaagaggaagtgTCTCAAGAAACTGTCACATTTTTGTACAAACTCAGCAAAGGTGCTTGCCCAAAGTCTTATGGGTTCAACGCAGCCCGCTTAGCTGGAATTCCATCTAATATCACCCTGAAAGCTCACGAGATCGCTAGCAAGTTGGAGAGCGAAGTAAACCAGAGATATTGCTTTACCGCTCTTTGCAAAGGTAACAAAAGTGAATCAAACGATCTGATCTCCTCTTTAAAGTTACTTCATGTGAAGTAA
- the LOC105683810 gene encoding microtubule-associated protein Jupiter, with protein sequence MATYAAYRHIELDNVGYGKKRVLKPPGGGSSDIFGGAPEETSPRRIKNHNHSQLGSTMFGENTSNGSDTPRAKPGNDSHKRLFGPPDAPPTPNSKNHMRSNISLSCENSVTKSPSQSSTSTNGSSNGNIYGNGNVAYNSETAFRRNKRFRGLSCMPRNPVTGDGVDVMPLRRSARKSRDGNPVTGTGYTGDAENNSAPIQNGNGNVAAKVNGSASPPAPAAQPRGRVPPGGYSSGLW encoded by the exons atggcAACTTACGCTGCGTACAGACACATTGAACTGGACAACGTTGGTTACGGAAAAAagag GGTGTTGAAACCCCCAGGTGGTGGAAGCAGCGACATTTTCGGAGGAGCTCCCGAAGAGACGAGCCCTCGCCGTATCAAGAACCACAATCATTCTCAGCTGGGGTCAACGATGTTCGGAGAGAACACCAGCAACGGTTCAGATACACCTCGCGCCAAGCCTGGTAATGACTCACACAAGCGTCTCTTTGGTCCCCCCGATGCCCCACCTACCCCAAACTCGAAAAACCACATGCGCAGCAATATTTCTCTCAGCTGTGAGAATTCTGTTACCAAGTCTCCGAGCCAGTCCAGCACATCGACTAATGGCAGTTCAAATGGCAATATCTATGGTAATGGCAACGTCGCGTACAACAGTGAAACAG CTTTTAGGAGAAACAAACGATTTC GAGGATTATCCTGCATGCCACGCAACCCGGTTACCGGAGACGGAGTTGACGTGATGCCCCTGAGGCGCAGCGCACGTAAGAGTAGAG ATGGTAATCCTGTAACTGGCACAGGATACACAGGGGATGCGGAGAACAACAGCGCCCCGATTCagaatggaaatggaaatgttGCAGCGAAAGTAAATGGATCTGCATCACCACCAGCCCCAGCAGCACAGCCGCGCGGTCGTGTACCACCGGGAGGCTATTCTTCGGGCCTCTGGTAA